From Chryseobacterium sp. IHB B 17019, one genomic window encodes:
- a CDS encoding DUF6443 domain-containing protein: MKKIILLLNLLLVSFTYAQTNLSSTENYIYEKNCLTEDCTKKTESVQYFDGLGRLQQSIAVKATPSGKDIAVPMEYDAYGRQVKSYLPVPQSGTQNGALYVDPLASASSQYGAEKIYAEKVLESSPLGRPQEQKQIGNDWASHPVQFSYAANTTADNVKKYTVATSWVEGRTNSVLSLSGAYVANTLYKSSVTDEDGIVTVQFKNKKGQTVLTRKKDGSQNVDTYYVYNEYDQLVYTIPPLAASSPTLSTSLLDNLCYQYRYDGWNRLVEKKIPGKGWEYMLYDRQNRLVGAQDAELKKKGQWTYTKYDQFGRVAITGISTGSDRNTEQTEINGISPNNVNRIPTVFFNRQGIDVYYDTPDSTYPNSSKWVTLLSLNYYDTYPSYSFNPAVPSAIMGKSILSDNSTVNAASTKGLPVLSLVKNIEDDNWTKNYVYYDLKGRVIGTYSINHLGGYTKTESDLDFIGAPQKSNVFHVRKSGESGVTIKQRYVYDSKNRLLQHYHQVDDKPEQLLSESTYNELSQVINKKVGNNLQSIDYTYNIRGWLTDVNKDQMALADLGGKLFSYGIKYNQKNGIDNPDPAQFAGKNVTPKYNGSIAEVDWRAIETIGVNPSSTPKRYGYAYDSLNRLTAGYYQNPNNPYSKESTESLSYDLNGNITNLYRTSVAEYGSNTATVIDNLNYTYTGNQATNINDASQNFAGYEGGGNTITYDQNGNMLTIPDKGINSIQYNYLNLPNSLNVNKFGYEDVTINTKYRADGTKLRKENTTVTTGINGSTTAIGVTDYLDGFQYFYSGTLTPPGGGFEMFSKRAMEPQAFTPITVQDPTIQPIGGGFTATLKTPDLKFFPTAEGFYDYQKDQYIYSYKDQLGNVRVSYTRNSTGALEITDSNDYYPFGMNHFKTGNAYFGQGSYKNNKYNGKELQETGMYSYGWRDYMPDIARWNGIDQLAENYLSTSTYAYVANNPVSYSDVDGRWFDQDGNIIDTSGQTYGFLNSSVKPHYASNYLGVNPSDGGGSGTSAQALIAQMYSLGGDWYNTGNGFTSSENIGLAYDGSYTSLNTALDILIPEVTISGNSFFWGMQVQDQVNSYVGRWNSSNSTLWAKNDGPVKMIGGMGDPVGAFDVGAQVMSNWEPKNQYLAMAVGIIGAVAFKKPSLAKAEGKIIGLGLDADLVLHRGTGAIIWKEAKWQKEGLTSVDWGKAVIDKYHFKSSFKEAAENAAGIRFEVTNFNPLYPKPGMTNFEFNHILNNPSLLQKTTFIQNGSQVFWNGTQFMK; encoded by the coding sequence ATGAAGAAAATAATATTACTACTCAATCTGTTATTGGTTAGTTTTACCTACGCACAAACAAACCTCAGCTCAACAGAAAATTATATCTACGAAAAAAACTGCCTGACGGAAGATTGTACTAAAAAAACAGAATCCGTACAATATTTTGACGGGCTTGGAAGATTACAACAAAGTATAGCGGTAAAAGCAACCCCCAGCGGAAAGGATATTGCTGTGCCAATGGAATATGATGCCTATGGCAGGCAGGTAAAAAGCTACCTTCCCGTTCCACAATCAGGGACACAAAACGGAGCTTTATATGTGGATCCGCTAGCCAGCGCTTCTTCCCAGTATGGCGCTGAAAAAATCTATGCCGAAAAAGTGTTGGAGTCTTCTCCTTTAGGAAGGCCTCAAGAGCAAAAACAAATCGGTAACGACTGGGCTTCCCATCCCGTACAGTTTTCGTATGCAGCAAATACCACGGCAGATAATGTAAAAAAATATACAGTTGCAACGAGCTGGGTTGAAGGAAGGACAAACAGTGTTTTGAGCCTTTCGGGAGCTTATGTTGCAAACACTTTGTACAAATCTAGCGTAACGGATGAAGACGGTATTGTGACTGTCCAATTCAAAAACAAAAAGGGGCAAACTGTTTTAACAAGAAAAAAAGATGGTTCCCAAAATGTAGATACTTATTATGTGTATAATGAATATGATCAGCTGGTATACACTATTCCTCCATTGGCTGCAAGCTCACCGACACTCTCAACTTCTCTTTTGGACAATCTTTGTTACCAATACCGGTACGATGGTTGGAACCGCCTGGTGGAAAAGAAAATCCCGGGAAAAGGCTGGGAATATATGTTGTATGACAGACAAAACAGATTGGTTGGTGCTCAGGATGCAGAACTAAAAAAGAAAGGGCAATGGACATACACCAAATATGACCAGTTCGGGAGAGTGGCCATTACAGGAATCAGCACGGGATCTGATAGAAATACAGAGCAAACAGAAATTAATGGTATAAGCCCAAATAATGTCAATAGAATACCTACAGTATTTTTTAACAGACAGGGAATAGATGTTTATTATGATACACCGGATAGTACTTATCCTAATTCAAGTAAATGGGTAACTTTATTATCATTAAACTATTATGATACCTATCCTAGCTATAGCTTTAATCCGGCCGTACCGTCTGCTATTATGGGGAAAAGTATACTTTCCGATAATTCTACAGTCAATGCGGCAAGCACGAAGGGATTACCCGTATTGAGTTTGGTAAAAAACATCGAAGACGATAACTGGACGAAAAACTACGTATACTACGATCTAAAGGGAAGAGTAATCGGTACCTATTCCATCAACCATTTGGGAGGCTATACCAAAACAGAGTCTGACCTTGATTTCATAGGAGCTCCTCAAAAAAGCAATGTATTTCATGTAAGAAAATCTGGCGAATCGGGAGTAACGATTAAGCAACGTTACGTATATGACAGTAAGAACAGGCTGTTGCAGCATTATCATCAGGTAGATGATAAACCAGAACAATTGTTATCAGAAAGCACTTATAATGAGCTTTCCCAGGTCATCAATAAAAAAGTCGGGAACAACCTTCAAAGCATTGATTATACGTACAATATTCGTGGGTGGCTGACCGATGTCAACAAAGACCAGATGGCCCTTGCTGATCTAGGTGGAAAGTTATTTTCTTATGGGATCAAATACAACCAAAAAAACGGAATTGATAATCCGGATCCCGCACAATTTGCAGGAAAGAATGTTACCCCAAAATATAACGGAAGCATTGCGGAAGTGGATTGGAGAGCTATAGAAACTATTGGCGTTAATCCTTCTTCTACCCCAAAAAGATATGGATATGCCTATGATTCGCTAAACAGGTTGACGGCAGGCTATTACCAGAATCCTAATAACCCTTACAGCAAAGAAAGTACGGAATCATTATCATACGACCTCAACGGGAATATTACTAACCTGTACAGAACTTCGGTAGCAGAATACGGAAGCAATACTGCTACGGTGATTGATAATCTGAACTATACCTACACTGGAAATCAGGCAACAAATATTAATGACGCATCACAAAACTTTGCGGGCTATGAAGGTGGTGGAAATACGATCACCTATGACCAGAACGGTAATATGCTTACAATACCGGATAAGGGAATCAATTCTATACAATACAATTATCTGAATCTTCCTAATTCCCTTAATGTAAATAAGTTTGGATATGAAGATGTTACTATTAATACCAAATACAGGGCAGACGGTACAAAATTAAGAAAAGAAAATACTACCGTTACAACAGGAATTAACGGAAGCACAACAGCAATTGGTGTTACAGATTATCTTGACGGATTCCAGTATTTTTATTCAGGTACTCTGACGCCTCCGGGTGGGGGCTTTGAAATGTTTTCCAAAAGAGCAATGGAACCACAGGCTTTTACCCCGATAACAGTGCAAGACCCAACTATCCAGCCTATCGGAGGAGGTTTTACAGCAACTTTAAAAACTCCTGATCTGAAATTTTTCCCGACAGCAGAAGGGTTTTATGATTACCAGAAAGATCAGTATATTTACAGCTATAAAGACCAGCTGGGAAATGTAAGGGTTTCTTATACAAGAAACAGCACAGGGGCTCTTGAGATTACAGATTCTAATGATTACTATCCATTTGGGATGAATCATTTTAAAACCGGAAATGCTTATTTTGGGCAGGGAAGCTATAAAAACAACAAGTACAACGGTAAGGAATTACAGGAAACAGGCATGTACAGCTATGGCTGGAGAGACTATATGCCGGATATTGCAAGATGGAACGGTATCGACCAGTTAGCTGAAAATTATCTTTCAACAAGTACGTATGCGTATGTTGCGAATAATCCTGTCTCTTACTCGGATGTAGACGGAAGGTGGTTTGATCAGGATGGAAATATTATAGATACTTCGGGTCAGACTTACGGTTTCCTTAATTCATCGGTTAAACCTCATTATGCAAGTAACTATCTTGGGGTAAATCCAAGTGATGGCGGAGGAAGCGGAACATCTGCTCAGGCACTTATTGCTCAGATGTACAGTTTAGGTGGTGATTGGTACAATACAGGAAATGGTTTCACCAGCTCCGAAAATATAGGGCTAGCTTATGATGGAAGCTATACGAGCCTTAACACAGCATTAGATATTCTTATTCCTGAAGTAACAATAAGTGGTAATAGCTTTTTCTGGGGAATGCAGGTACAAGATCAAGTTAATTCTTATGTAGGAAGGTGGAATTCTAGCAATTCAACTTTATGGGCAAAAAATGATGGTCCTGTAAAAATGATAGGGGGAATGGGTGATCCCGTAGGTGCTTTTGATGTTGGGGCTCAGGTAATGAGCAATTGGGAGCCTAAAAACCAATATCTTGCAATGGCTGTGGGAATTATTGGTGCTGTAGCTTTTAAGAAACCAAGTCTAGCTAAAGCTGAAGGAAAAATAATTGGCTTAGGACTGGATGCTGATTTAGTTTTACATAGAGGAACGGGGGCAATAATCTGGAAAGAAGCAAAATGGCAAAAAGAAGGATTAACTTCTGTAGATTGGGGAAAAGCCGTTATTGATAAGTATCACTTTAAATCTTCATTTAAAGAAGCTGCTGAAAATGCAGCAGGAATAAGGTTTGAAGTAACAAATTTTAATCCATTATATCCAAAACCAGGGATGACAAATTTTGAATTTAACCATATACTTAATAATCCTTCACTACTACAAAAAACAACATTTATACAAAATGGAAGTCAGGTTTTTTGGAATGGAACACAATTCATGAAATAA